tggtacttaatgattacttgggtctactacactactgtatttaatgtcattatggacttgtccagagtgtaccctgccttctgcccgattgtagctgagataggcgccagcgccctccgcgaccccgaaagggaataagcggtagaaaatggatggatggatggatggtggtacttaatgaatacttaggtctactacgctactatattttaatgttgtcattatggtggtacttaatgaatacttaggtctactacactactgtatttaatgttgtcattatggtggtacttaattaatacttaggtctaccacactactgtattttaatgtaattattttggtacttaatgCATATTtacgtctactacactactgtattattatcaatatggtggtacttaatgaatacttaggtctactacactactttactttaatgttgtcattatggtggtacttaatgaatacttaagtctactacactactcctGTACCATACGTAAtgaataccaccataatgatattaaaataaaaattagtagacctaagtatttatcaagtaccagcataatgacattaaaatacagtagtgtagtagacctaagtattcattaagtaccaccataatgacaacattaaaattaaaattagtagaccaaagtattcattaagtaccaccataatgaaaaaaatgaataaagtagtagacctaagtattcattaagtaccaccataatgacaacattaaatacagtagcgtagtagccctaagtattcaataaatacaaggcagatgttttacaTAACAAGTACATTACATATTTGTAGCTGATTCCACCCAGTTTGAGAAGTCACATTGACTTAAGcaattctttggcgtaccaccagATGGAGCCACAGTTGTAGAAAAAGGACGCACGTTTCCGCACCGGCGAAGCGTTCAGCGAGGCCTGGAGATCCCGAGTTCGAAATCCGACTTGGCGCTCAGAGAACTCTCGTGTGTACCTTTCAAGTCGGCGCTGGTGGCGTCGCCCGCCGCCGCCCCGCCTTTGCCGAACAGTCGCATCAGAGCGCCGCGGAACTTCTCGGCGCCAAAGAGGTAGATGAGCGGGTCCATGGCGCCGTTGAGGCAGGTGAACAAGGAGGTGAGGCGGTTGGACAGAGCCAGGCTCCTGCGGGCGTGGCAGGACACCTGCAGCTGGCTGTGGCCCAGGATGAAGGTGGCGCGGCTCACGTGGTAGGGCAGGAAGCAGACCACGTAGACCAGCATGACCAGGCTGATGGTGCGCAGCGCCCGCAGCTTGAGGGCGGGCTCCAGCCGGCAGCCGCGGTGCAGGCTGCGGATGATGAGCAGGTAGCAGCACAGCGTGAACAGGAAGGGCGGCGTGAAGGCCACGCCCAGCGAGATCAAGGCGCGGCGTGACGCCTTCTCCCGGTAGAGCTGCAGACACGCCGTCACGCCGCCCGCCTCCGCCGTCTGCCGCGTCGCCAGCAGGGGCGCCATGGAGACGGTGACCAGCGCCCACAGGCTGAAGCTGATGGCGTGGGCGTAGCGGGCGCGCCGCACCCTCAGCGACCGGACGGCGTGCACCACCGCCAGGTAGCGGTCGCCCGCCACGCAGGCCAGGAAGTACAGGCTGGCGTACATGTTGACGTAGAACAGGAAGCCCGCCGCTCGGCAGGCCGCCTCCCCGAAGGGCCAGTGGCCCCCCGTCAGGTGGTAGGTGGCCCTCAGGGGGAGGATGACCACGTAGGACAGGTCGGCCACGGCCAGGTGGGTCAGGAAGATGTCGGCGGGCGAGGACGCCGCGCGCTGGCGGGAGAAGATCCAGAGGGCCAGGCTGTTGCCCACCAGCGCCAGCAGGAAGACCACCACGTAGACGCTCCCCAGCACCACGTTCTCCGTCCTCGACGCCGCCGCCGGGCAGTTTTCTGACGACTCGTTGAAAAACGCTAATGCGGGCTCCGTCGACGTCATCTTTGCTTCTGAGGGCAGAGAAAGTCTGGTTGGTAAGGTTGTTTCACCACTTCATGTGAGTTACCCCTCCCGGGGTGAATGAAATGAaaagttgatatatatatatatatatatatatacatacacacacatacatacatacatatatatacagtacaaacacatatatgcatatgtatgtatatatatatatatatatatatatatatatatatacatacatatatatacagtacaaaagtacaaacacatatatgcatatgtatgtatgtatatatatatgtattatccatgcgtttgttacgtctcgtctcgattactgtaacgtattattttcgggtctccccatgtctagcattaaaagattacagttggtacaaaatgcggctgctagacttttgacaagaacaagaaagtttgaccacattacgcctgtactggctcacctgcactggcttcctgtgcacttaagatgtgactttaaggttttactacttacgtataaaatactacacggtctagctccatcctatcttgccgattgtattgtaccatatgtcccggcaagaaatctgcgttcaaaagactccggcttattagtgattcctagagctcaaaaaaagtctgcgggctatagagcgttttccgttcgggctccagtactctggaatgccctcccggtaacagttcgagatgccacctcagtagaagcatttaagtctcatcttaaaactcatctgtatactctagcctttaaatagacctcctttttagaccagttgatctgccgcttcttttctttctcctatgtccccccctcccttgtggagggggtccggtccgatgaccatggatgaagtactgactgtccagagtcgagacccaggatggaccgctcgtcgggacccaggatggaccgctcgcctgtatcggttggggacatctctacgctgctgatccgcttgagatggtttcctgtggacgggactctcactgctgtcttggagccactatggattgaactttcacagtatcatgttagacccgctcgacatccattgctttcggtcccctagaggggggggggttgcccacatctgaggtcctctccaaggtttctcatagtcagcattgtcactggcgtcccactgaatgtgaattctccctgcccactgggtgtgagttttccttgcccttttgtgggttcttccgaggatgttgtagtcgtaatgatttgtgcagtcctttgagacatttgtgatttggggctatataaataaacattgattgattgatatacatacatacatatatatatatatacacatacatacatatatatgtatgtatatatacatacatacatatatatatacatggggcggcatagctcggttggtagagtggccgtgccagcaacttgagggttgcaggttcgattcccgcttccgccatcctagtcactgccgttgtgtcctcgggcaagacactctacccacctgctcccagtgccacccacactggtttaaatgtaacatagatattgggtttcactatgtaaagcactctgagtcactagagaaaagcgctatataaatataattcacttcacgttatatacaaaccccaaaaggggtgaaggcagcattaatgctgaaaaggtacatacagcttttggagcaacatatgttgccatccaagcaacgttatcatggacgcccctgcttatttcagcaagacaatgccaagccacgtagtaaaagagtgcgggtactagactggcctgcctgtagtccagacctgtctcccattgaaaatgtgaaggctaaaatagcaGAAGGGAGTCCGCATGGGTTCAAATGTGACCAAGTCCGGCAAAGGTCAGCGTTCTGCGAGTGTTTgatccatttttttgtttttgttttttactcggCAGCTCCACGGACAGTATAGGTGGACTCTAACGGGGTTTTGGATGGAAGTTGCGTCACGTGTCCCCTGACCTGGGTGGGCCCTCCAGTCTCTCTGGTCTCCAGCTGGACCAGAACACATTTTTAGGATGGATTGGAGTGAAGCTGGCGCTAAAATATTGTTGCTACATTCCATGGATGTTATCTCCCGGACACACctcgcacgtgtgtgtgtgtgtgtgtgtgtgtgtgtgtgtgtgtgtgtgtgtgtgtgtgtgtgtgtgtgtgtgtgtgttcttgtatttccgcccttcttgagacatgaagaaggaaaagtatcttccatatgaggaggtgttgacataaaccatggtcccaataacattgcatctaatagacaatgtctcatttgtggtgatatctatcacaATGAggttggtcccaaaaaggagggattttctaattgactgtgtgtcgcttttaaaagtgctccccctctggtcaacatatgaaataacaagtgtgtataagaaattgaaatgcgccccctttggcccaaattttttttttttttagataaaataaatatgtatatagaaacatactgtaataacgaagtaaataatgaagattaaataaCAATTATaaacgaaaaataaaataaaaattcactaaaagcagtctttttctcactatgtgttgaaatttttcttatgaaatttgGAACATTtctcattctttctgtttctgtaacattgcaataattactcgtaaaattatgactttttatgtaaaattgttcATTTTTAATACGAAATGGTGACAattgtcataaaattctgacttttatcacaatattgccaaaatgtttttgtaaaactgacattttttttttgtagaattttgacttttgccatcattttgccagtaaaattctgattattattacaatgttgccaacatttttaagttttcttataaaacttttgctgagtaaaattacaacttcatAAAATTGCTAAAATGTTGAGCTTTtgtttgtaaaattgcgactgttattgagtaaaattccaacttttatcataataatgcacacgttcagtttttcttgcaaaattttgacttgcgttgagtaaaataacGACTTATTTAAATACTGCCAGAATTCTACAATTTTCATgggaaattttgacctttttcttgtgaaattctaactcgtttttcacaacaagttttttttaatatgtgcatagtatgtatatattattaatgttgtaaatacacttctctatatatctagaaaggctgctcctaaagagggaggcgttattcgaaggtctcaagaaggtcagaaatacaagaatgcatgtgtgtgtgtgtgtgtgtgtgtgtgtgtgtgtgtgtgtgttgttgcatttctagccttcttgagaaatgaagaaggaaaagtatcttccatatgaggaggtgttgacataaaccatggtcccaataacattgcatctaatagacgaTGTCTcacttgtggtgatatccatcacaatgcgggtggtcccaaaaaggagggatttttcacattgactgcgtgtcgcttttaaaagtgctccacctttggtcaacatatgaaataacaagtgcgcgTAAGAAATATAAATGCACCACCTTGGCTTGAATTAATAATAAACAAATGTATATGGAAATatactgtaataacaaagtaaataatgaagattgaaaaaCAATTAGGaacaaaacattttacaaaaaaattactaaaagcaatatttttctcacaataagtcgacttttttcttataatattgggaacaatttctcgaaTTCTTTCGGcttctgtaaaattgcaatattttctcgtaaaattattactttttacagcgaaatggtgacatttgtcatataaaattctgacttttatcgcgatatcgccaatttttttgttgttcttgtaaaaaaatagtgacattttttgtgtaaaatgacttgtcataatttgccaagtaaaattccgataattattaaaatattgccaacatttttcaagttttcttataaaatggtgacttttatcgagaaaaattacgacttttcataaaattgccaaaatgttaagcttttcttgtaaaattgcaactgttattgagtaaaattccaacttttatcataataatgcacacatgttcagtttttcttgtaaaattttgacttgcgttgagtaaaattacgacttttattataacactgccaaaattctacgtttttcttgtgaaattgtgacctttttcttgtgaaattccaactcaattttcacaacaagctttatttatatttgcatagtatgtatgtattattaatgttgtaaaaacacatctttatatatctagaaaggctggtcctaaagagggaggcgttattcgaaggtctcaagaaggtcagaaatacaaaaatgtgtgtgtgtgtgttcttgcatttctagccttcttgagaaatgaagaaggaaaagtatcttccatatgaggaggtgttgacataaatcatggtcccaataacattgcatctattAGACAGTGTCTCATTCGTGGTGATATCTATCACAAtgcgggtggtcccaaaaagaagggctttttcaaactgactgtgtgtcgcttttaaatgtGCTCcacctttggtcaacatatgaaataacaagtgtgcgtaagaaattgaaatgcgcccccaatggcttaaattaataataaaataaaaatgtatacagagacatactgtaataacaaagtaaataatgaagattaaaaaacaattaggaCCCCAAAATTTTTCTCACAAtaagtcaacttttttcttataatattGGAAATAATTTCTCAAATTCTTTCGGcttctgtaaaattgcaatatttactcttaaaattattactttttcaatgtaaaattattactttttactgcaaaatggtgacatttgtcatgtaaaattctgacttttatcgcaatatcgccatttttttttttgttgttcttgtaaaatagtgacattttttgtgtaaaattatcactttagtcataattttgccaagtaaaattccgataagtattaaaatattgccaaaatgtcaaatttttctgataaaatggtgacttttatcgagaaaaattacgacttttcataaaattgccaaaatgttaagcttttcttgtaaaattgcggctgttattgagtaaaattccaacttttatcataacaatgcacacatgttcagtttttcttgcaaaattttgacttgcgttgagtaaaatgacgacttttattataacactgcccaaattttttcttgtgaaattgtgactttttcccTTTTGAAAttcaaactcatttttcacaacaagcttttttttatatttacatagtatgtatatattattaatgttgtaaaaacacatctttatatatctagaaaggctggtcctaaagatgtaggcgttattcggaggtctcaagaaggtcagaaatacaaaaatgtgtgtgtgtgtgtgtgtgtgtgtatgtgtgtgtgtgttcttgcatttctagccttcttgagaaatgaagaaggaaaagtatcttccatataagGAGGTGTtgacataaaccatggtcccaataacattgcatctattAGACagtgtctcatttgtggtgatatctatcacaatgcgggtggtcccaaaaagaagggctttttcaaactgactgtgtgtcgcttttaaatgtGCTCcacctttggtcaacatatgaaataacaagtgtgcgtaagaaattgaaatgcgcccccaatggcttaaattaataataaaataaaaatgtatacagagacatactgtaataacgaagtaaataatgaagattaaaaaacaattaggaCCCCAAAATTTTTCTCACAAtaagtcaacttttttcttataatattGGAAATAATTTCTCAAATTCTTTCGGcttctgtaaaattgcaatatttactcgtaaaattattactttttcaatgtaaaattattactttttactgcaaaatggtgacatttgtcatgtaaaattctgacttttatcgcaatatcgccatttttttggggttgttcttgtaaaatagtgacattttttgtgtaaaattatcactttagtcataattttgccaagtaaaattccgataagtattaaaatattgccaaaatgtcaaagttttcttataaaatggtgacttttatcgagaaaaattacgacttttcataaaattgccaaaatgttaagcttttcttgtaaaattgcgactgttatcgagtaaaattccaacttttatcataacaatgcacacatgttcagtttttcttgcaaaattttgacttgcgttgagtaaaatgacgacttttattataacactgcccaaattttttcttgtgaaattgtgactttttcccTTTTGAAAttcaaactcatttttcacaacaagcttttttttatatttacatagtatgtatatattattaatgttgtaaaaacacatctttatatatctagaaaggctggtcctaaagatgtaggcgttattcggaggtctcaagaaggtcagaaatacaaaaatgtgtgtgtgtgtgtgtgtgtgtgtgtgtgttcttgcatttctagccttcttgagaaatgaagaaggaaaagtatcttccatatgaggaggtgttgacataaaccatggtcccaataacattgcatctattAGACagtgtctcatttgtggtgatatctatcacaATGCGGGTGGTCCTAAAAAGAAGGGCtttttcaaactgactgtgtgtcgcttttaaatgtGCTCcacctttggtcaacatatgaaataacaagtgtgcgtaagaaattgaaatgcgcccccaatggcttaaattaataataaaataaaaatgtatacagagacatactgtaataacgaagtaaataatgaagattaaaaaacaattaggaCCCCAAAATTTTTCTCACAAtaagtcaacttttttcttataatattGGTAATAATTTCTCAAATTCTTTCGGcttctgtaaaattgcaatatttactcgtaaaattattactttttcaatgtaaaattattactttttactgcaaaatggt
This genomic window from Nerophis ophidion isolate RoL-2023_Sa linkage group LG26, RoL_Noph_v1.0, whole genome shotgun sequence contains:
- the gpr17 gene encoding uracil nucleotide/cysteinyl leukotriene receptor, producing the protein MTSTEPALAFFNESSENCPAAASRTENVVLGSVYVVVFLLALVGNSLALWIFSRQRAASSPADIFLTHLAVADLSYVVILPLRATYHLTGGHWPFGEAACRAAGFLFYVNMYASLYFLACVAGDRYLAVVHAVRSLRVRRARYAHAISFSLWALVTVSMAPLLATRQTAEAGGVTACLQLYREKASRRALISLGVAFTPPFLFTLCCYLLIIRSLHRGCRLEPALKLRALRTISLVMLVYVVCFLPYHVSRATFILGHSQLQVSCHARRSLALSNRLTSLFTCLNGAMDPLIYLFGAEKFRGALMRLFGKGGAAAGDATSADLKGTHESSLSAKSDFELGISRPR